GGCTCAGTTAAAGGAGCATCTCCAGGGTAATCACGTGGTGCTGGTGTTTTTGGAATTTTACGGGCTTTTTCAATATCCCAGTTAACAGGGTATTGATTATTCAAATCAATACCTCTAATATTTGCCTTCCACTGTGAAAAATCGATGCTTAAATCATTCATTTGCAAAAGACCTGCTTCGTAAGTGTTATCATGTGGTAATCCATTTAAAACAAGATCTACTCCATCAGGATTGACCATCGGGACAAATGAAAGAGTTGTTTCTTTATATATAGATTGGACATCATGCCCATTTATTCGCGTTGAACCGTTCCCTAAGGCATCAACATATTCATGTAACCAATACATCATCACACTCGTAGTTATCCATTCATTTGCATGAAAAGAACCGTTCATATGAATCTTTTTAGGACCATTCCCGATTGTTAATTGATAAATAGGTTTTCCTAACACACTATAGCCAACTATATCCTTTTTTATAAAAGGATACAAAAAAATTAATTTTTCTATTTCCTTTTCTAACTCATTTGAATCATAAGGTTTCTTCATCTTTAGTTCGGATTTTATTATATCGTCACCAACTAACTCCACGATATCACTACATTCAACAATAGATAGGCAGTTAACAGGAATATTTAACTGAGTGTTTGCTTCTATTTCACCTCTCAGCTCAACATCATTGCTCTCATGTAAAAGCTGATTGTCGAGTT
This genomic stretch from Metabacillus sp. B2-18 harbors:
- a CDS encoding M14 family metallopeptidase, encoding MIIRLIKSISLNDLSTHLQLDNQLLHESNDVELRGEIEANTQLNIPVNCLSIVECSDIVELVGDDIIKSELKMKKPYDSNELEKEIEKLIFLYPFIKKDIVGYSVLGKPIYQLTIGNGPKKIHMNGSFHANEWITTSVMMYWLHEYVDALGNGSTRINGHDVQSIYKETTLSFVPMVNPDGVDLVLNGLPHDNTYEAGLLQMNDLSIDFSQWKANIRGIDLNNQYPVNWDIEKARKIPKTPAPRDYPGDAPLTEPEAMALSNLVKKQNFDRVLAFHTQGEEIYWGYLRKEPEEAEAIVREFERLSGYKAVRDIDSHAGFRDWFVHDYRKPGYTIELGNGVNPLPFDQFDEIYKKSKGIFYAGLYM